DNA from Arthrobacter sp. SLBN-112:
CTGGACCGCCAGGTGGTTTTTCGCGCCGGACTCAGGAATTCCCTTGGGGAGGGCCCACGACACCAGGACGCCCTCGTGTTCCAGCCGGAGGTCGTAGTGCAGCCGGCTGGCGTGGTGCTCCTGGATCACAAAGCTGTTGCCGCCGGCCGGGACGCCTGCGAACGGCTCGGGCGTGGCCTTGGGGTCGCGCATGGAGCGGTACTTACCCAGGCGGGGATCGCCGTCGTGGGGTGCGTCCCCCTGGCCGTGCCCAGCGTCCGGAGCGCCCTCCTCGGCAGCTTCCCCGGCGCCCGGCGCAGTGCCGGCCGCAGCGTTGACGACGGCGGCGAAAAGGTCCTTGCCGTCCTGCACCCGCCGCAGGACCTCGTGGTAGTCCAGGTGCTTGAGCCCGGGAGATTCGATTTCCCGCCAGGTCCGCGGTGCGGCCACCAGCGGCGTGGGCTTTCCCCGCAGTGAGTAGGGGACAATGGTGGTTTTCGCTGCGTTGTTCTGGCTCCAGTCCACCAGCACCTTGCCCTTGCGGAGCGACTTCTTCATGTCGCTGACGGCGAGGTCCGGGTGGTCGGCCTCCAGCGCCCTGGCCAGTTCCCGGGCGAAGGCTGAGATCTGCTCCGAGGTCTGCGTACCATCCAGTGCCGCGTAAAGGTGGATGCCCTTGCTGCCGCTGGTCACCGGCACCGGGTCCAGGCCCACGTCCTGCAGGATGGACCGCGCCAGGAGGGCCACTTCGCGGCATTCCGGCAGGCCGGCCCCCTCGCCGGGGTCCAGGTCCAGCACCAGCCGGTCCGGATTCAGTTGGTTCCCGTGCGAATCCACCAGCCATTGCGGCACATGGATTTCGAGCGAGTTGATCTGGCCGAACCAGGTCAGCGTGGCGGCGTCATTGACCATGGGGTAGTGGATGGTCCGGTCCTTGTGCCTGATGGCCGCCCGCGGCAGCCAGCCCGGGGCTGAGTCCTCCAGGTCCTTCTGGAAGAACACCTCACCTGGCTTGTCCGCCGTCCCCACCCCGTTGACCCACCGCTTGCGGGTGGCCGGACGGTTGGCCGCCGCCGGAATCAGGACGTGGGCCACCGCCGCGTAGTAGGCCAGCACATCCGCCTTGGTGGTGCCGGTCTCCGGATAGATGATTTTGTCCAGGTTGGTCAGGGTCAGTTCGCGCCCTGCAACCCGGACACGTTCCCTACTGGCGGCCATGGGGCTTCACCTCCGGCCCGCTCTGATGTTGACTGTATGAATGAGAGCCATCTGGAAAGGTGCCATCGCGTTCGGGCTGGTCAACGTGCCAGTGAAGGTCTACAGCGCCACTGAAGATCATGACATCAGTCTGCACCAGGTTCACAATGCCGACGGCGGCAGGATCCGTTACCAGCGCCGGTGCGAGGTGTGCGGCGAGGTGGTGGACTACTCGGACATCGAGAAGGCGTTCGAGGAGGACGGCCGCACGGTGGTCCTGTCCAAGGATGAGCTCAAGTCCATCCCCGCGGAGAACAGTCACGAGATCGAAGTGGTGCAGTTCGTCCCGTCGGAGCAGCTCGAACCCATGATGTTCGAGAAGAGCTACTACCTGGAACCAGACTCCAAGTCGCCCAAGGCCTACGTGCTGCTCCGGCGCGCGCTCGAGGACACGGACCGTGTAGCCATCGTCCAGTTCGCACTCCGGGAGAAGACCCGGCTGGGGGCCCTGCGGATCAAGGACGATGTGCTGGTGCTGCAGTCCCTCCTTTGGCCCGATGAGGTGCGGGAGGCGAACTTCCCGTCACTGGATGCGTCCATCAAGATCTCTTCCCAGGAGCGGGACATGTCAGCGGCCCTGGTGGAATCCATGGCCGCCGACTTCGACCCCGCATCCTTCACGGACGAATACCAGGTGCAGCTCCGCCAGCTCATCGACGCCAAGCTCGAACAGGGTGAATCGCTGGACACAGAGGAGACCTTCGGCGTCGAAGCCGGCGAGGGCGGGAAGGGCGAGGTCATCGACCTCATGGAGGCCCTCAAACGGAGCCTGGACAGGAAGCGCGGCGGAGGGGAGGCCGCTTCGAGCGGGACTTCCGACGACGAAGCGGACACCGGTGACGAGGAGGCGGAGGGGGCCAAACCTGCGCGAAAGTCTTCCGGTACAAAGGCATCGGGCACCAAGACCGCCGCATCAAAATCGACGGCTTCCAAAACAACCGCCTCCAAAACATCAGCGTCCAAGTCGGCCACGAAATCAACGGCTTCCAAAGCAACTGCTTCCAAAGCGGCGGACACCAAGTCCACTGGAACAAAGTCCGCGGCGGCCAAGTCCACGGGTACCAAGACGGCAGAAAAGCCTGCTGCCAAAACCAGCAGGGCGCGCAAGCCGGCGTGACCCTGGCGTTTCGCGGCATCCGTGCCTTTACACCGGCCGGTATCGCGCCCACAATGAGTCGCATCGCAGCCTCCGCTGTGCCAACAGTGTGCTGTCACTCATTTGAACGGACACGTAGAGGGGCACGGGCATGGACAACCAGACCGACTTAGTGGACGCGGACCGGGAGCTTAAGAAGAAGCACCGGGCCATGTGGGCGTCAGGGGATTACCCGGCCCTCGTCGACGAGATGCTCCTGGAACTGGGCGCCGTCCTGGTCGAAGCCTGCGGAATCAGGTCCCGCCAGCGGGTTTTGGACGTCGCGGCCGGAACCGGCAACGCCGCCATCCCGGCAGCAATGATGGGCGCCAAGGTGGTGGCCAGCGACCTCACCCCGGAGCTTTTCGAGGCAGGGCGCCGGGAGGCCGCAAACCGCGGCGTCAGCCTGGAGTGGCAGGAAGGGGACGCCGAAGCCCTGCCATTCGGTGATGCGGAGTTCGACGTCGTGATGTCCTGCATCGGGGTCATGTTCGCACCGCACCACCAAGCGGCCGCGGACGAACTGCTCCGGGTGTGCAAGCCGGGCGGTTCCGTGGGGCTGCTGTGCTGGACGCCGGAAGGATTCATCGGCCGCATGTTTGCCGCCCTGAAGCCGTTCGCTCCACCGCCCCCGCCGGGCGCGCAGCCGGCACCTCTGTGGGGGAGCGAGGACCATGTCCGCGAACTCTTGGGCGACAGGGTTACAGGGATCCAAACACGCAAGCAGAACCTGGCCGTCAAAAGCTTCCACCAGCCTGCGGACTTCGTCCGCTACTTCAAGTCCCACTACGGCCCCATCATTTCCGTCTACAAATCACTCGGCGAGGACCAGAACAAGGTCAAGGCGCTGGACCAGGCCCTCACCGAGC
Protein-coding regions in this window:
- the ku gene encoding non-homologous end joining protein Ku; translated protein: MRAIWKGAIAFGLVNVPVKVYSATEDHDISLHQVHNADGGRIRYQRRCEVCGEVVDYSDIEKAFEEDGRTVVLSKDELKSIPAENSHEIEVVQFVPSEQLEPMMFEKSYYLEPDSKSPKAYVLLRRALEDTDRVAIVQFALREKTRLGALRIKDDVLVLQSLLWPDEVREANFPSLDASIKISSQERDMSAALVESMAADFDPASFTDEYQVQLRQLIDAKLEQGESLDTEETFGVEAGEGGKGEVIDLMEALKRSLDRKRGGGEAASSGTSDDEADTGDEEAEGAKPARKSSGTKASGTKTAASKSTASKTTASKTSASKSATKSTASKATASKAADTKSTGTKSAAAKSTGTKTAEKPAAKTSRARKPA
- a CDS encoding class I SAM-dependent methyltransferase, with the translated sequence MDNQTDLVDADRELKKKHRAMWASGDYPALVDEMLLELGAVLVEACGIRSRQRVLDVAAGTGNAAIPAAMMGAKVVASDLTPELFEAGRREAANRGVSLEWQEGDAEALPFGDAEFDVVMSCIGVMFAPHHQAAADELLRVCKPGGSVGLLCWTPEGFIGRMFAALKPFAPPPPPGAQPAPLWGSEDHVRELLGDRVTGIQTRKQNLAVKSFHQPADFVRYFKSHYGPIISVYKSLGEDQNKVKALDQALTELADSFGDAHGDIPFQMEWEYLIFTAKKA